Proteins found in one Candidatus Tisiphia endosymbiont of Beris chalybata genomic segment:
- a CDS encoding IS630 family transposase: MVPIYFFDETRFGTNTKHGLGWFEKGSRTPVPTKLGFKSFYLYSATNHRDGDSFSLIIPNVDKACMQVFLNEFAKHITTKVILVMDGAGWHKGLTIPANIEIMYLPPYSPELNPVERLWQHLKDSVLKNKVYDCLTKLEDAVIEFIQSISIETIKSICNCSYIYL; this comes from the coding sequence ATGGTACCTATTTATTTTTTTGATGAGACTAGGTTTGGGACCAATACAAAACATGGTTTAGGATGGTTTGAAAAAGGCAGTAGGACTCCAGTTCCTACAAAGCTGGGATTTAAATCATTTTATCTTTATTCTGCTACAAATCATAGAGATGGAGACTCTTTTAGTTTAATTATTCCGAATGTTGATAAGGCCTGTATGCAAGTTTTTCTTAATGAATTTGCGAAACATATAACTACAAAAGTTATACTAGTGATGGATGGAGCTGGATGGCATAAAGGTCTTACAATACCAGCTAATATTGAGATTATGTACTTACCACCATATAGTCCAGAGTTAAATCCTGTAGAGAGGTTGTGGCAACATTTAAAAGATTCGGTATTAAAAAATAAAGTTTACGATTGTTTAACTAAACTTGAAGATGCTGTAATTGAATTTATTCAATCTATTTCAATAGAAACTATAAAATCTATATGTAATTGTTCATATATCTATTTATAA
- a CDS encoding IS256 family transposase codes for MISFTIFIEDVKLWQSRPLDRVYAIVFFDCLVVKVRQDKRIINKSVYVALGIDLQGRKDVLGLWISENEGAKFWLSNFTEMKNRGMQDMLIACSDNLTGMSEAIEAVFPKTEHQLCIVHQIRNSLKYVSYKDRKELVADLKPIYTASTEEEAHLALEFFEGKWNKQYPQIAKSWYAHWDNLMVFLGYPEAIRKVIYTTNSVESVNSQLRKVTKNKRVFPNDNSVFKTLYLAIDYMTKKWSMPIQNWNAAMAHFLIKFEERI; via the coding sequence TTGATTAGCTTTACCATTTTCATTGAAGATGTGAAGCTATGGCAAAGTCGTCCTTTAGATAGAGTGTATGCAATAGTATTTTTTGATTGTTTAGTAGTGAAAGTACGTCAAGATAAACGTATTATCAATAAGTCTGTATATGTAGCATTAGGTATCGATTTACAGGGGCGAAAGGATGTTTTAGGATTGTGGATCAGTGAGAATGAAGGGGCAAAATTTTGGCTTAGTAATTTTACTGAGATGAAAAATAGAGGTATGCAAGACATGTTAATTGCTTGCAGTGATAATTTAACCGGTATGTCTGAGGCAATAGAAGCCGTATTTCCAAAAACCGAACATCAATTATGTATTGTACATCAGATTAGAAATAGTTTAAAATATGTATCATATAAAGACCGAAAAGAATTGGTAGCTGATTTAAAGCCTATTTATACAGCTAGCACAGAAGAAGAAGCACATCTTGCTTTAGAATTTTTTGAAGGTAAATGGAATAAACAATATCCACAAATTGCTAAATCATGGTATGCTCATTGGGACAATTTAATGGTTTTTCTAGGGTATCCCGAAGCAATCAGGAAGGTAATTTATACAACTAATAGTGTGGAATCTGTCAATAGTCAATTACGTAAAGTTACTAAAAATAAACGGGTTTTTCCAAATGATAACTCTGTTTTTAAGACCCTATACTTGGCAATTGATTATATGACCAAAAAATGGTCCATGCCTATCCAAAATTGGAATGCAGCCATGGCTCATTTTTTAATCAAATTTGAAGAAAGAATTTAA